The genome window GCGCGCGCAGCGGCTGTTCGGCGTGCAGGTCGGTGATGTTGACGATCGCGCCGCGGTGCTCGCGCAGTTGCGCGGCCGCGGCCTGGGCCAGGAACAGCGGCGCGCGCGCGTTGACCGCGAACAGGTCGTCCCATTGCGCCGGCGTGGCCTCGGCCAGCGGCGTGGGATAGAAGGTGGAGGCGTTGTTGACCAGCGCATCGAGTCGGCCGAAATGTTGCACGCACTGCGTCACCAGCGCCGGCAGCTGCGCGGCGTCGCGCAGGTCGGCGTGCAGGGTCAGGGTGCTGCCGGCGCGCGCGGCCTCCAGTTCCTGGGCCAGCGTCTGCAGCTCGGCCTGCGAGGTGTGCGCGTGCAGCGCCACGCGATAGCCGGCGGCATGCAGGCGCCGCGCGATGCCGGCGCCGATGCGGCGCGCGCTGCCGGTGATCAGGACGACTTTGGTCTCGGTCATGTGTGCATTCCACGCTCGGCTATGCTGTGCATTGTCCACCCAATCCAGCGCCGCATGCCTATCGATTTCCCAGCCCCCGACGCCGACGCGCTCGCCCATAGCGATCGACTGGCCGCGCATCTGCGCGCCGAGATTGCCGCCAGCGGCGGCGCGATTCCGTTCTCGCGCTTCATGGAGTTGGCGCTGTACGCGCCGGGCCTGGGCTACTACAGCGCCGGCAGCAGCAAGTTCGGTGCGGACGGCGACTTCGTCACTGCGCCGGAGCTGGGCCCGCTGTTCGCCGCCACCGTCTCCAACGCGCTGGCGCCGGTGTTGCAGCAGCTCGGGCCGCAGGCGCGGATGCTGGAGGTGGGCGGTGGCAGCGGTGCGTTCGCTGAGGTGATGCTCAAGCGCCTGCTGGCGCTGGACGCGCTGCCCGAGCGCTACGCCATCCTCGAACCCAGCGCCGACCTGCGCGCGCGCCAACGCGAACGCCTGCAACGCGCGCTGATCCCGCCAGTGTTCGACCTGGTGGAATGGCTGGATCGGCCGTTCGAGGACGACTGGAACGGGGTACTGTTCGCCAACGAGGTGATCGATGCGCTGCCGACGCCGCGCTTCACCCTGCGCGACGGCGAGGTGTTCGAGGAAACCGTGACCCTGGATGGCGAAGGCCGCTTCCGCCGCGGCGAGCAGCCGGCCGATCCGCTGCTGATGGCGGCGGTGCGGCATGTCGAACGCGATCTGGAAACGCCGTTCGCCGATGGCTATCGCTCCGAACTGCTGCCGCAGCTGCCGTACTGGATCCAGGCGGTGGCCGGCGGCCTGCGCAGTGGTGCGATGCTGTTCGTCGACTACGGCTATCCGCGCGGCGAGTTCTACCTGCCGCAGCGTGACGACGGCACCCTGCGCGCGTTCTACCGGCATCGCACGCATGCCGACCCCTATCTGTGGCCAGGCCTGCAGGACCTGACCGCATCGGTGGACTTCACCGCGCTGGCCGAGGCCGGCACCGGCGCCGGTTTCGAACTGGGCGGCTACTGCACCCAGGCCAGCTTCCTGCTCGGCAACGGCCTGGCTGCGCTGCTGGCCGAGGCCGAGGCGCGCAGCGACGAACGCGGCCGCCTGCGCCTGCGCGAGCAGGTGAAGCGCTTGACCCTGCCCAGCGAGATGGGCGAGCGCTTCCAGGTGATGGGCTTCGAACGCGACGTGTCGCTGGCGCCGGCGTTCCTGGCCGGCGACCTGACCTGGCGGCTGTGATGGCGGCGGTGCGCGCATTCCGCCGGCCCTGGCTGTGGTTGGGGCTGTGGTGGCTGGGTGTGCTGGTGCTGATCTACGTGTGCATGATGCCGCACCCGCCGCAGCTGTCCGACCTGCCGGACACCGACAAGGTCGAGCATGTCACCGCCTACCTGCTGCTGGCGGCCGGCGCGGTGCAGATCTACGCCGGGCCACGCGCCTGGCGTCGGGCGGCGCTGGGCCTGCTGCTGCTGGGCATCGGCATCGAGTTCGCGCAGGGCGCGTGGACCACCACGCGGTCGGCCGATCCGTTCGACGCGCTGGCCGATGCGCTGGGCGTGGCGGCAGGCATGGCCACAGCGCTCACCCCGCTGCGCGATCTGCTGTGGCGGTTGGAGACTGGTGCGGGGCGGCGCGAGCGCGGCTGAGGCGGTTCAAGCGCACTGTGGGAATTGGGCGGCCTGCAAGGTTTGCCGGGTGTGCTTTCACAGGGGCTTTTGCTGGCGCCGGGCCATCATCCCCATGCCTTTCAACGTGTTTGATGCGCCGATCCTGTAACCCGCTGCTTTCCTGCTGATGGTGTAGGAGAATGCGACAGAGGGTAGCGAATTCAGTATGAGAGTCGTAGCTGTAACAATTGATTTTATTGGGTGCGTCCAAAGACGTTGAAAGGTATGGCCATCAGCCCCGGCCGGTTGCGTAGCCGCCGAAGCTTGCGGCGTCGTTCGTCGCGACTGAAGTCGCTCCCACAGTGACTTGTGTTTGGCCGGGCCGCCCGCTGCGGTAGATGCCGGGGGCAACGCGCAGGCCGCGGAACGTGTCGGCTGTTGCGACGGGGCGCCGAGTGCGGCACGCGACTGGCGCGGACGGAGCATTGCGATCACATGCCTCCCACGCATTCCTCCCATGTCCCGGGTCTGCGCCGCGCATGCGCGGCTCCCCCCGGCGCGCAGCGATTCTTACCAGGCTATGACAACGATGTCAGGTCTTTGCCGGAAAATTCGTCTGGTGCTGGTCCAGCCATGGGAACCGCATGTCGGTGCCGGGAGTGCGTCGCACAGCCTCAAGGGATTTTTATATATCAAAGGGTTATGAGGATCGCCGCGGCGCGTGCGAAGCGCTGCAAATGAGAACGCGGCGCAGTCATGTCGAGGCACGCAAAATTGGTCTCATTCGTAGAATTGGTGCCCTATAGGTAGCGTGACAACGATGCGTGAAGAAGTCCGCTCAGAAAAAATTTCACGCCTTCAATATTCTGATTTAAAAGAAGATTCTTAGGATCTCGGGGCGAGTCCAGGCGCCATTTGGCGATTGTGGACATGACAGCGTTGACACAATCTTTCTAAGACCATAAAAATCGAGGCGCCTGGAATTGGTCTTTGCCAATTCGGGTCGATCAGTCCAGCAGCCGCATGCAATCGCCCGCTCCGGGGTAGGGACGGGGACGCGCCTTCCGCAACACGAGGCGCCGCAACAGACAGCACGTTCCATCGACTCCGTGCCCGCACGGACGGCATCGCCCTGCGCGTCGCGTCGGGCGCCATGGAGGGTGCGGCCTGCCGATCGCTGCCGCTGGGTGTCAGACGTCGTCGTGCCGATCAGCCATCAACCAGGATAGCCCAATGCCACATGCCGCCCGCTCCCGTCCGCAGTGCTGTTCCCTGTCCGTCCTCGCCACCGCCATCGCGCTCGGTCTGCTCAGTGCCGGCGCGCAGGCGCAGCAAGCGCCGGCATCCGACGGGATCTCCCAGCTCGATACCGTGACCGTCACCAGCTCCTACCAGAAGAGCCTGATCACCGCGCTGGACAACAAGCGCGAAGACGCGCGCATGACCGACGGCATCTCTTCCGAGGACATCGGCAAGTTCCCGGCCGAGAATATCGCCGAGGCGATCCAGCGCATTCCCGGCGTGCAGATTTCCACCATCAACGGCCGCGGTTCGACCATCAGCATCCGCGGCCTTGGCCCGCAGTATTCGGCCACCACGATCAACGGCCAGACCGTCAAGAGCGCCGATTTCACCGACGGTTTCCGCTACGACATCATCCAGCCGGAAGTGGCCGCGGCGATCGAGGTGATCAAGTCGCCGTCGGCGGACATGGACGCCGGCGGGCTGTCGGGCACGGTCAACATCAAGACCACCAAGCCGCTGGACTACAAGGAACGCAAGTTGATCCTGTCGGCCAAGGAGCAGTACTCCGAATTCGCCGGCGGCGCGCCGACGCCCAAGGCGGTGGTCACTTACATCGACCAGTTCCAGCTCGACGACGGCGGCGAACTGGGCGTGTTCGTCAACGCCGGCTACCAGAAGCTCAAGGACCGCGCTGACTACCTGTGGATCGACCGCTGGTTCACCCAGGACACCGACGACGGCACCGCGTACATCCCGCGCCGCCCGCGCTACCGCTCGATCGAGCGCGAAACCGACCGCAAGATGCTCACCGCCGGCCTGCAGTGGAAGCCCAACGACCGGCTGGAGATGAACCTGACGGCGCTGTACTCGCAGGACAAGACCGACAACGACATGAACCAGTTGGTCTATTCCTTCGAGCGCAACGCACTGAACGTGCTGGAAACCGACGGCCTGAACGCGACCAAGGTGTCGGCGTCCAACTACTGGCTGGAGAACAACCGCCAGATCGAACGCCACGATCTCACCTCG of Xanthomonas translucens pv. cerealis contains these proteins:
- a CDS encoding pteridine reductase, giving the protein MTETKVVLITGSARRIGAGIARRLHAAGYRVALHAHTSQAELQTLAQELEAARAGSTLTLHADLRDAAQLPALVTQCVQHFGRLDALVNNASTFYPTPLAEATPAQWDDLFAVNARAPLFLAQAAAAQLREHRGAIVNITDLHAEQPLRAHPLYSAAKAALAMLTRSLALELAPQVRVNAIAPGAILWPEAGKDGAAQQALLARTPLARIGQVEEIAEAVRWLLDEAGFVTGQTLRVDGGRGLS
- a CDS encoding class I SAM-dependent methyltransferase, giving the protein MPIDFPAPDADALAHSDRLAAHLRAEIAASGGAIPFSRFMELALYAPGLGYYSAGSSKFGADGDFVTAPELGPLFAATVSNALAPVLQQLGPQARMLEVGGGSGAFAEVMLKRLLALDALPERYAILEPSADLRARQRERLQRALIPPVFDLVEWLDRPFEDDWNGVLFANEVIDALPTPRFTLRDGEVFEETVTLDGEGRFRRGEQPADPLLMAAVRHVERDLETPFADGYRSELLPQLPYWIQAVAGGLRSGAMLFVDYGYPRGEFYLPQRDDGTLRAFYRHRTHADPYLWPGLQDLTASVDFTALAEAGTGAGFELGGYCTQASFLLGNGLAALLAEAEARSDERGRLRLREQVKRLTLPSEMGERFQVMGFERDVSLAPAFLAGDLTWRL
- a CDS encoding VanZ family protein, with product MAAVRAFRRPWLWLGLWWLGVLVLIYVCMMPHPPQLSDLPDTDKVEHVTAYLLLAAGAVQIYAGPRAWRRAALGLLLLGIGIEFAQGAWTTTRSADPFDALADALGVAAGMATALTPLRDLLWRLETGAGRRERG